Proteins from a genomic interval of Scatophagus argus isolate fScaArg1 chromosome 6, fScaArg1.pri, whole genome shotgun sequence:
- the akr1a1b gene encoding aldo-keto reductase family 1 member A1-B isoform X1, producing MQSFKYRVLKQMFRRLCFDAGKRVLLRGMNDFAVLNTGRKMPLLGLGTWKSEPGKVKQAVVWALEAGYRHIDCAAIYGNEAEIGEALQDMLGTGKALRREDVFITSKLWNTRHHPEDVEPALLKTLKDLKLEYLDLYLIHWPHAFQQGDVPFPKKEDGTILYDNIDYKLTWAAMEKLVEKGLVRSIGLSNFNSRQIDDILSVASIKPTVLQVEGHPYLAQVELLAHCRERGLVMTAYSPLGSPDRAWKHPDEPVLLQEPVISALAEKYKKSPAQIVLRWQTQRGVVAIPKSVTESRIKENIQVFDFTLEAEEMQSITVLNKGWRYIVPMIQVGEQRVPRDAGHPHYPFNDPY from the exons ATGCAGTCATTCAAATATCGGGTCTTAAAACAGATGTTCCGACGTTTATGTTTTGACGCTGGCAAGCGG GTGCTTCTGAGAGGCATGAATGACTTTGCAGTTCTCAACACAGGGCGGAAGATGCCCCTCCTTGGACTGGGAACATGGAAGAGTGAGCCAGGAAAG GTGAAACAAGCAGTTGTGTGGGCCTTGGAGGCGGGGTATCGCCACATTGACTGTGCAGCCATCTATGGCAATGAGGCTGAGATTGGAGAAGCCCTGCAGGACATGCTCGGCACTGGCAAG GCCCTGAGACGAGAGGACGTGTTCATCACATCCAAGCTGTGGAACACCCGCCATCACCCTGAGGACGTGGAGCCGGCCCTCCTGAAGACCCTGAAGGACCtgaagctggagtacctggacCTCTACCTCATCCACTGGCCCCACGCCTTCCA ACAAGGAGACGTTCCTTTCCCCAAAAAGGAGGATGGCACCATACTGTACGACAACATAGACTACAAGTTGACCTGGGCTGCCATGGAGAAGCTGGTGGAGAAGGGCCTCGTCAGATCCATCGGCCTGTCCAACTTCAACAGCCGGCAGATTGATGACATCCTGTCTGTGGCCAGCATCAAACCCACTGTGCTACAG GTAGAGGGCCACCCCTACTTGGCTCAGGTAGAGCTGCTGGCTCACTGTCGGGAACGGGGTCTGGTGATGACGGCCTACAGCCCTCTGGGATCACCTGACCGGGCCTGGAAACATCCGGATGAACCTGTTCTGCTTCAGGAGCCTGTGATCTCTGCCCTCGcagagaaatataaaaagtcCCCTGCCCAGATTGTCCTGAG ATGGCAGACACAACGGGGAGTGGTAGCGATCCCCAAAAGTGTGACAGAGTCCCGTATCAAAGAGAACATTCAG gtGTTTGACTTCACCCTTGAAGCTGAAGAAATGCAAAGTATTACAGTGCTGAACAAAGGCTGGCGCTACATTGTACCAATGATCCAA GTGGGAGAACAACGTGTTCCCAGGGATGCGGGACATCCTCATTACCCTTTCAATGATCCCTACTGA
- the akr1a1b gene encoding aldo-keto reductase family 1 member A1-B isoform X2 — MNDFAVLNTGRKMPLLGLGTWKSEPGKVKQAVVWALEAGYRHIDCAAIYGNEAEIGEALQDMLGTGKALRREDVFITSKLWNTRHHPEDVEPALLKTLKDLKLEYLDLYLIHWPHAFQQGDVPFPKKEDGTILYDNIDYKLTWAAMEKLVEKGLVRSIGLSNFNSRQIDDILSVASIKPTVLQVEGHPYLAQVELLAHCRERGLVMTAYSPLGSPDRAWKHPDEPVLLQEPVISALAEKYKKSPAQIVLRWQTQRGVVAIPKSVTESRIKENIQVFDFTLEAEEMQSITVLNKGWRYIVPMIQVGEQRVPRDAGHPHYPFNDPY, encoded by the exons ATGAATGACTTTGCAGTTCTCAACACAGGGCGGAAGATGCCCCTCCTTGGACTGGGAACATGGAAGAGTGAGCCAGGAAAG GTGAAACAAGCAGTTGTGTGGGCCTTGGAGGCGGGGTATCGCCACATTGACTGTGCAGCCATCTATGGCAATGAGGCTGAGATTGGAGAAGCCCTGCAGGACATGCTCGGCACTGGCAAG GCCCTGAGACGAGAGGACGTGTTCATCACATCCAAGCTGTGGAACACCCGCCATCACCCTGAGGACGTGGAGCCGGCCCTCCTGAAGACCCTGAAGGACCtgaagctggagtacctggacCTCTACCTCATCCACTGGCCCCACGCCTTCCA ACAAGGAGACGTTCCTTTCCCCAAAAAGGAGGATGGCACCATACTGTACGACAACATAGACTACAAGTTGACCTGGGCTGCCATGGAGAAGCTGGTGGAGAAGGGCCTCGTCAGATCCATCGGCCTGTCCAACTTCAACAGCCGGCAGATTGATGACATCCTGTCTGTGGCCAGCATCAAACCCACTGTGCTACAG GTAGAGGGCCACCCCTACTTGGCTCAGGTAGAGCTGCTGGCTCACTGTCGGGAACGGGGTCTGGTGATGACGGCCTACAGCCCTCTGGGATCACCTGACCGGGCCTGGAAACATCCGGATGAACCTGTTCTGCTTCAGGAGCCTGTGATCTCTGCCCTCGcagagaaatataaaaagtcCCCTGCCCAGATTGTCCTGAG ATGGCAGACACAACGGGGAGTGGTAGCGATCCCCAAAAGTGTGACAGAGTCCCGTATCAAAGAGAACATTCAG gtGTTTGACTTCACCCTTGAAGCTGAAGAAATGCAAAGTATTACAGTGCTGAACAAAGGCTGGCGCTACATTGTACCAATGATCCAA GTGGGAGAACAACGTGTTCCCAGGGATGCGGGACATCCTCATTACCCTTTCAATGATCCCTACTGA
- the uhmk1 gene encoding serine/threonine-protein kinase Kist isoform X1 has translation MAHCGSLEPSAKVQASRPDSIMPPQGSVDQSMKPVLFEIFGEIWTVQSRLGQGVSASVYRVSSGRATTAAVKEFQADTQGGDYGYRKEKSVLEDIQGHKNIVTLYGVFTNSCMGAATRCLLLELLDVSVSELLVRGSSGTQGGSMMFFGRPQQGHSMWLVQHCARDILEALTFLHREGYVHADLKPRNILWSADDECFKLIDFGLSFKEGNQDVKYIQTDGYRAPEAELQNSLAQAGVEVEGDSGCTAAVDLWSLGIILLEMFSGIKLKDTIRSQEWKDNSAAIVDHIFASNSLLCPAIPVYHLRDLIKSMLLNDPKQRCTAETALLSPFFSIPFAPHIEDLVLLPSPVLRLLNLIDDSHLHNDEEYEDILEDMKEECQKYGSVVSLLIPKENPGKGQVFVEYANSSDSKEAQRLLTGRTFDGKFVVATFYPLSAYKRDNPSSVSSPASGNVPQLQ, from the exons ATGGCTCACTGCGGCTCCTTAGAACCGAGCGCAAAGGTACAGGCATCACGTCCGGATAGCATCATGCCGCCGCAGGGTAGCGTAGACCAGAGCATGAAGCCGGTATTGTTCGAGATCTTCGGCGAGATATGGACCGTCCAGTCGCGCCTCGGTCAGGGAGTCTCGGCCTCGGTGTACCGGGTCAGCTCAGGCAGAGCCACCACGGCCGCTGTCAAGGAGTTTCAGGCCGACACTCAGGGAGGAGATTACGGGTATCGTAAAGAGAAGTCCGTGCTGGAAGACATCCAGGGACATAAAAACATCG TGACTCTGTACGGGGTGTTTACCAATAGCTGTATGGGTGCTGCCACGCGCTGCCTTCTGCTGGAGCTCTTGGATGTCAGTGTGTCTGAGCTGTTGGTGAGGGGCAGCAGTGGTACCCAGGGTGGTAG CATGATGTTTTTTGGCAGACCCCAGCAGGGCCACTCCATGTGGCTCGTCCAGCACTGTGCCAGAGACATCCTGGAGGCGCTCACCTTCCTTCACAGGGAAGGGTACGTTCATGCAGACCTCAAGCCACGCAACATTCTGTGGAGCGCTGACGACGAGTGCTTCAAACTCATCGACTTCGGCCTCAGCTTCAAAGAGGGAAACCAG GATGTCAAGTACATCCAGACAGACGGGTATCGCGCTCCAGAGGCTGAGCTTCAGAACAGCCTCGCTCAGGCCGGGGTGGAGGTGGAAGGGGACTCtggctgcactgctgctgtggaCCTGTGGAGCCTTGGCATCATCCTCTTGGAGATGTTCTCAGGAATCAAACTCAAAGACACAATCCGCTCACAGGAGTGGAAG GATAACAGTGCTGCCATTGTAGACCATATTTTTGCAAGCAACAGTCTGCTGTGCCCTGCCATCCCTGTTTATCACCTCAGAGACCTTATCAAAAG CATGCTTCTCAACGACCCAAAGCAAAGATGCACAGCTGAAACTGCCCTGCTGAGCCCATTCTTCAGTATTCCCTTTG ctcctCACATCGAGGATCTGGTTCTGCTGCCCTCTCCTGTTCTGCGTTTGCTCAACCTGATTGATGACAGCCATCTGCACAATGATGAAGAGTATGAGG ACATCCTGGAGGACATGAAAGAGGAGTGCCAGAAGTACGGCTCAGTGGTTTCTCTGCTCATCCCCAAGGAAAACCCAGGGAAAGGACAG GTGTTTGTAGAGTATGCCAACTCCAGTGACTCCAAAGAGGCTCAGAGGCTGCTGACGGGCCGCACCTTCGATGGGAAGTTTGTCGTGGCCACCTTCTACCCTCTCAGCGCCTATAAAAGAG ATAATCCATCCTCAGTGAGTAGTCCTGCTTCAGGAAATGTCCCACAGCTGCAATGa
- the uhmk1 gene encoding serine/threonine-protein kinase Kist isoform X2, translating to MAHCGSLEPSAKVQASRPDSIMPPQGSVDQSMKPVLFEIFGEIWTVQSRLGQGVSASVYRVSSGRATTAAVKEFQADTQGGDYGYRKEKSVLEDIQGHKNIVTLYGVFTNSCMGAATRCLLLELLDVSVSELLVRGSSGTQGGRPQQGHSMWLVQHCARDILEALTFLHREGYVHADLKPRNILWSADDECFKLIDFGLSFKEGNQDVKYIQTDGYRAPEAELQNSLAQAGVEVEGDSGCTAAVDLWSLGIILLEMFSGIKLKDTIRSQEWKDNSAAIVDHIFASNSLLCPAIPVYHLRDLIKSMLLNDPKQRCTAETALLSPFFSIPFAPHIEDLVLLPSPVLRLLNLIDDSHLHNDEEYEDILEDMKEECQKYGSVVSLLIPKENPGKGQVFVEYANSSDSKEAQRLLTGRTFDGKFVVATFYPLSAYKRDNPSSVSSPASGNVPQLQ from the exons ATGGCTCACTGCGGCTCCTTAGAACCGAGCGCAAAGGTACAGGCATCACGTCCGGATAGCATCATGCCGCCGCAGGGTAGCGTAGACCAGAGCATGAAGCCGGTATTGTTCGAGATCTTCGGCGAGATATGGACCGTCCAGTCGCGCCTCGGTCAGGGAGTCTCGGCCTCGGTGTACCGGGTCAGCTCAGGCAGAGCCACCACGGCCGCTGTCAAGGAGTTTCAGGCCGACACTCAGGGAGGAGATTACGGGTATCGTAAAGAGAAGTCCGTGCTGGAAGACATCCAGGGACATAAAAACATCG TGACTCTGTACGGGGTGTTTACCAATAGCTGTATGGGTGCTGCCACGCGCTGCCTTCTGCTGGAGCTCTTGGATGTCAGTGTGTCTGAGCTGTTGGTGAGGGGCAGCAGTGGTACCCAGGGTGGTAG ACCCCAGCAGGGCCACTCCATGTGGCTCGTCCAGCACTGTGCCAGAGACATCCTGGAGGCGCTCACCTTCCTTCACAGGGAAGGGTACGTTCATGCAGACCTCAAGCCACGCAACATTCTGTGGAGCGCTGACGACGAGTGCTTCAAACTCATCGACTTCGGCCTCAGCTTCAAAGAGGGAAACCAG GATGTCAAGTACATCCAGACAGACGGGTATCGCGCTCCAGAGGCTGAGCTTCAGAACAGCCTCGCTCAGGCCGGGGTGGAGGTGGAAGGGGACTCtggctgcactgctgctgtggaCCTGTGGAGCCTTGGCATCATCCTCTTGGAGATGTTCTCAGGAATCAAACTCAAAGACACAATCCGCTCACAGGAGTGGAAG GATAACAGTGCTGCCATTGTAGACCATATTTTTGCAAGCAACAGTCTGCTGTGCCCTGCCATCCCTGTTTATCACCTCAGAGACCTTATCAAAAG CATGCTTCTCAACGACCCAAAGCAAAGATGCACAGCTGAAACTGCCCTGCTGAGCCCATTCTTCAGTATTCCCTTTG ctcctCACATCGAGGATCTGGTTCTGCTGCCCTCTCCTGTTCTGCGTTTGCTCAACCTGATTGATGACAGCCATCTGCACAATGATGAAGAGTATGAGG ACATCCTGGAGGACATGAAAGAGGAGTGCCAGAAGTACGGCTCAGTGGTTTCTCTGCTCATCCCCAAGGAAAACCCAGGGAAAGGACAG GTGTTTGTAGAGTATGCCAACTCCAGTGACTCCAAAGAGGCTCAGAGGCTGCTGACGGGCCGCACCTTCGATGGGAAGTTTGTCGTGGCCACCTTCTACCCTCTCAGCGCCTATAAAAGAG ATAATCCATCCTCAGTGAGTAGTCCTGCTTCAGGAAATGTCCCACAGCTGCAATGa